The DNA segment GATCGCTCGTTTCAAGTCTGAGACAGAAACCTGAATCGAGGCGAACAAAGCCAAATCCCGGCTGGATGCGGGGAAAGTAGAGTAAGGCTTGAATAAGGGTGTCCGGTTTTCCTCTGCATCCAGGTAATCCAAAACTACATCCAAATCCAGCTCGAAGACGTAGACTTCATCCGGCAAGTCCCGTTCTTGCCGGAGTTGGGGATGGAGTTGCCCAAACGTTCCCAATCGGTTTCCCTGTACCCATAAAGACGCCGTGCGTCCGGGATGCAACCGTGGGTCGCGGCGGTCTGGTTGATATTCTACTGGCAGGCTGAGTTGCTCAAATACGCTTTGCAACGCTCCTTTCGCTTCAAACCAAGTCATGGGTTGTGGCTTGCCTCCTCGCGTCCAAGTGCCTTGGGTAAAGGAGTCACCGCCTAAAATTCCAGCAACGGAATCAGCTTCGATAAGTCCGTCCTCTTCCCGCCAGAAAATCCGACCCATTTCAAAGCCGTTCAATGGCCCGTTACCTTGTTCTAAGTTGTACTCGAAGGCGTCAATCAAGCCGGAGATCAACTCAGTTCGCAAAGATGAATATTCTGCAAACATGGGATTTGCGATCGCGACTTCTGTATCGTTCTTGCTTTTCGCCACTGAGTAAGAGTAATGCATGACTTCTGTCAACCCTGCTGCCCGAAAAGCTTCCCTCATCTGGCGCATCAGCATCTGATCGACCGAAAGATACCCCGGTTCAGTCTTATCTGGTAGGGTGTCGCAGAATTTGTTATAGCCGTAGAGGCGAGCAACTTCTTCAATGAGGTCGATTTCTCGCTCCAAATCTCGGTAGCGATAGGGTGGTACTTTCACCGTCCACTTCAGGGATTCAGAAGGATGAAGCTTAGAATCTTCTTCATTCGTCCTGGTTCCGTCTTCATCCTTTTTCGTCACTTGCTGTAGCTGACACCCCAGCGCCGTTAGAATGCGCTCAACATCTTCCGCGTGAACTTCCCCTGTAGTTTCAGTGTCTCCCATCTCTACCGGGCCTAAAACGTGGTTTACCCGGTCTAGACGCAGTTCAATCGAACGACTCCAAGTTGAGGGGTCTGGTCTGGTGTCGGCAATTTCTTGTGATACGGGAGTGCCGCCTGCAAACTCCGAGAGCAGCGCGATCGCTCGCTGACAAGCAATTCCTAATTCTGCCCGATTAACGCCCCGCTCGTAGCGTCCAGAGGCTTCTGTCCTTAAATTTTGACTGCGTGCCGACCGGCGGATTGCCACCGAGTCAAACAAAGCGGCTTCTAAAATTAAATTTTCAGTCCCTTCATAGACTTCTGTGTCTTCACCGCCCATGACTCCAGCCAGTGCCACTGGCTGGTCGTTGGCAGTAATCAGCAGATTTTGAGGTTGCAAGGTGCGGGTTTGACCGTCGAGGGTTTTTAGAGATTCCCCAGTATTGGCAAAGCGAACCCCAATCTGTAGCGGTGAGGTTCCACCGGCTCCACCACTTGCCACGGATTGCAAGCGGTCGCGGTCAAAGGCGTGCAATGGCTGACCCCATTCCAGCAAAATATAGTTGGTAATATCTACCACGTTATTAATGGGTCGCACTCCAGCGGCTTGTAATCGCCCCTGCAACCATGCCGGAGAAGGCGCAATTTTGACTTTTTCGATGACCGTCCCGATGTAAGCCGGACACGCTTGACCCGAAGCAATTCGCAACTTCAGACCGCTATCCCCCTTCGGAATTGACACTTTTGGGGCTTGTGGAAGTCGCAGGGCGGCACCCGTCAGCGCTGAGACTTCTCGTGCTACGCCGACCATGCTCAAAGCATCTGCACGATTCGCAGTGGATGTCAAGTCTAAAATTACATCATCTAAGCCCAGGAGCGATCGCACATCGCTCCCCAGTTGAAGATTTTCCTGCCCAAAGATGTGAATTCCTGCCGACTCTTTTGCCAAACCTAATTCAGCTAAAGAGCAAATCATCCCCTCGGAAGGAACGCCTCGGAGTTTAGCCGGTTTAATTTTCAGGTCAACAGCAGGTAGATAAGTGCCGATGGTGGCGATAGGCACATAAATATCTGCTCTGGCATTGGATGCCCCACAGACAATATTCAAGGGAGACGTTGCTCCCACATCGACCGTACACACCCTGAGCTTATCCGCGTTCGGATGGGGTTGAATCTCTAGAACTTTCCCGACCACCACCCCATCCGCCCAAGTGCGGCGGTCTTCAATATCTTCTACTTCAAACCCAGCCATTGTTAGCGTGTGCGCCAACTCTGCCGGAGTCATCGTCAAGTCAACCAATTCTTGTAGCCAGTTCAGAGAAATACGCATTTACGCTTAAGCTTTTACTTACCTCAGCCCGATCATTTTACCGTTTTGTACAGCTGAAGCATTCCGGCGGCGAGTGAGGAAAGCCAAAGATGGCAAAGTCCGCCGATGAAGCCTTCTGGGGGGTCTTTTGGGAGGTTGAGTGCGATCGCTTCTCCGGGTAAGTTATGTTGCGATCTCCAGCACCCCTCAGCATTTTTGCCCTTTGTTATTCCAAAATTTTGCCCTCACGTCCACATAGAATGAGAGTTTTAGGGGTAACACCAGTCACATCTAGCGCTTCCAGATGTGCTATCAAAGAGATGGAAACAATTTTGGTGCTTAATCCCGATCCACTTCTTTTGTTCGCCAGTTGTTTGATTACAATTTAATACCATCTATACTGCAATGTTCGAGGGAAATCTTGGCATTTGCAGGAGTACATCATTTTTCAATTCTTTAAGCAAAGATTAATCGTCTTTAGCAACTCTTTAAAGAATTGTCCGTAAATGTACCATGCTTATTGTTTATTAATGCCTCGATAATTTAAGTTAGGGTAGCAATATCCGGTTTCAGCATCCCGGTGAGTCTGAATGAGCTACTGCCTCAATCCCGCCTGTCCAAATCCACAAAACCACGACCACGCCGAAATTTGTCGGTCCTGTGGCTCAGAACTCCTATTGCGAAAGCGCTATCGGGTCAGTCAAGCGCTGGGACAAGGAGGTTTTGGAGCGACCTTTTTAGCTGAGGATGAGTCTTTGCCTGGGGGACCGAGTTGCGTCATCAAGCAACTAAGACCAGCAACGACTGTAGCCCACGTTTTACAAATGGCACGCGAGCTATTTGAACGAGAAGCCAGAACCTTGGGAAAGATTGGCAATCATCCCCAAGTGCCACGGCTGTTGGATTACTTTGAAGACAATCAACAGTTTTATTTAGTCCAGGAGTATATCAGCGGCCTGACGCTACAGCAGGAGGTGAAAGGATCGGGCCCTTTAAGCGAAGCCGGAGTCAAGCAATTCTTAAGCGAAATCTTACCCGTCCTGCATTACATCCACAGCCAGCAGGTGATTCACCGGGACATCAAACCCGCTAACTTGATTCGCCGCGAACAAGACCGCAAACTGGTTCTGATTGACTTTGGAGCGGTGAAAAACCAAGTCAGCCCAACAACGGCAAATAGTGGCTCCGAGCAAACCGCTTTGACGGCTTATGCAATTGGGACGCCCGGATTTGCCCCGCCCGAACAGATGGCAATGCGCCCGGTTTATGCTAGCGATCTGTATGCAGTGGGGGTTACTTGCGTTTATCTGCTGACTGGAAAATCGCCAAAAGACTTAGATTACAACCCGTCAACGGGTGAAATGCTCTGGCGAAAGCAGCTTCAGATCAGCGACCATTTTGCCGATGTTCTCAAAAAATTGCTTGAGGTTTCGGTTCGTCATCGCTATCAGTCTGCTGAGGAAGTCTTGAGAGCACTTGACCTGGAACCGTACCTCGATAGCTTGGAGCAAGGCTTAACGAATAAACCCAACAGCACGCAGCGACAACCCCAAACAAGCAATCGCTATAACAACTCTGGAGATTTAAGCAGCCCAACCCTTTCCTCAACTCCTTCGACTGGCACCACAGCCTCAGAACGTCTGGCGATGGCAATTCGAGCGCGTCGAGAAAAGTTAGGAATGACAGGGCCGCAAACCGCAGGAAGTGTGTACAAGCCAGGTGTTGCTACCGGCGCTGGTTCTCCGCCGACGATGCTCAAAAATAGCGGTTCTAATGGCAATGCTAAGTCAAAAGTTCCTGCCAAGTTGGATGCCGTTGGTGTGTTAACTGCCTATACCAAAGGCAGACGAGACTTTGCCTCTCAAGATTTAAGCGCGCTGAACCTGCAACGGGTTAATTTATCGGGAGGCATTTTTCATCAGGCTAAGTTAAATAAAACCAACCTTCAGGGAGCTGACCTGTCAAGTGCCGATTTTGGTAGGGCAAGTTTAGTTGGGGCAATTCTGAAGGAGGCAAATCTGGGCAGAGCTTACTTCAGCACGGCGAATTTGGAAGGAGCTGACCTACGTGGTGCAGATTTGAGCTTTGCCTATCTCAATCATGCGAATCTCCGAGGCGCGAATTTGTGTGGCACTAATCTCACGGGAGCAAAAGTTAGCGAGGAACAGCTAGCGCAGGCAAAAACGAATTGGGCAACGGTTTTACCCAGCGGTAAACGCGGTTTTTGGTAATTGGAAAGGGGGAAGGAGAGCGATGAGTTTTGAGCGAGCAGAAAGTTCTGGGATTCAAAACTCAAAACTTCAAAACTCAAAACTTCAAAACTTTTACCCCGACTCTTGGGGTTAGCCTATCGGCAAAACTTGCACCGGCTCTCCAGATGGAATGAAGGTTTGACCCGCTGGTAAAACAGCGAGACCATTGGTTTGAGCGAGATTAATCAGATTACCAGAACTGTGACTACCGCCAGCTAAATGAAATTCATAGGCACCGTTTACTAAATTCATCTTGCCCCAAAGGTAGCTTTCCCGTTTGCCGTCTGAGCGCAAATCGTGATGCGATCGCGCTTGTACAAACTTTGGCTCCCAGCCATCAGCGAGACCGGCAAGTTTTCTCACGGCTGGCTGCACAAATCGCCAAAAACTTACCAAGGAGGAAACTGGATTTCCCGGTAGACCGAAGTATAAGACAGGACGCTGGGCGTTGGGAAATCTGGCGACGGTTAAAGGTTTACCGGGTTTAACCGCAACAGCACGGATATGAATCTCAGCACCGAGTTGGGCAAGAATTTCATCCACATAATCGTAGTCGCCTACGGAAACACCGCCGGAAGAAATGACCACATCAGCAGTGGCGACGGCTTGCGCGATCGCTTTCTTGAGTGCCTCTGGTTCATCCCTGACAATCCCCATCATCTGAGGTTCTGCGCCCGTCTGAGCCACTAATGCAGCGAGGGCGTATTGATTGGAGTCCACGATCTGACCGGGCTTCAGGGGTCGATCCGGTGTCACCAATTCGTCGCCAGTGGACAGAATTGCTACGCGAGGGCGTCGGTAAACGGGCAATTGGGTACACTGAGCTGCTGCTAAAATAGCGATTTCTGGAGCATTCAGTCTAATCCCCCCTGGCAAAAGGGGAGTTCCCGCCTGGTAAAAAGCTGCCCGGTGACGCACAAAGGCTCCTAATTCTGCTGGAGCAGCGAAGATAAATACTTGCTTCTCCTCCCGTCGCGTCACTTCCTGCATCACTACAGTATCAGCGCCCTCTGGCATCACCGCACCTGTCAAAATGCGGGCAGTTTGCCCAGTTTGGAGCGATCGCTGCGGTTGATATCCGGCTGGAATCTCCTCTACAATTTCCAGCACTGCTGGCTGTTCGGCGCTAGATCTGGATACATCGGCAAATTGCACTGCATACCCATCCATTGCTGAGTTAGTCCAGTGGGGAAAATCCAATTCGCTCGTCACCGCCGCTGCTAGAATCCGACCATTGGCACGTGAGAGGTCTATAACCTCAGCATCCATCTGGTTATCTAGAGGTTGCACTAAATCAAAAATGATTGCCTCTGCTTCTTTAACCAACAGCATCGCCATCAATCCAGCCTCTCATCTCAAGACTTGTCTAAAAAATTGTCACTCAGTAAGACGCTGATTTATCGCATCTACAGGTTAGTTGCATTGCATCGCGGCTCTTTTAACAAGATA comes from the Coleofasciculus sp. FACHB-1120 genome and includes:
- a CDS encoding serine/threonine-protein kinase, which encodes MSYCLNPACPNPQNHDHAEICRSCGSELLLRKRYRVSQALGQGGFGATFLAEDESLPGGPSCVIKQLRPATTVAHVLQMARELFEREARTLGKIGNHPQVPRLLDYFEDNQQFYLVQEYISGLTLQQEVKGSGPLSEAGVKQFLSEILPVLHYIHSQQVIHRDIKPANLIRREQDRKLVLIDFGAVKNQVSPTTANSGSEQTALTAYAIGTPGFAPPEQMAMRPVYASDLYAVGVTCVYLLTGKSPKDLDYNPSTGEMLWRKQLQISDHFADVLKKLLEVSVRHRYQSAEEVLRALDLEPYLDSLEQGLTNKPNSTQRQPQTSNRYNNSGDLSSPTLSSTPSTGTTASERLAMAIRARREKLGMTGPQTAGSVYKPGVATGAGSPPTMLKNSGSNGNAKSKVPAKLDAVGVLTAYTKGRRDFASQDLSALNLQRVNLSGGIFHQAKLNKTNLQGADLSSADFGRASLVGAILKEANLGRAYFSTANLEGADLRGADLSFAYLNHANLRGANLCGTNLTGAKVSEEQLAQAKTNWATVLPSGKRGFW
- the pheT gene encoding phenylalanine--tRNA ligase subunit beta, producing MRISLNWLQELVDLTMTPAELAHTLTMAGFEVEDIEDRRTWADGVVVGKVLEIQPHPNADKLRVCTVDVGATSPLNIVCGASNARADIYVPIATIGTYLPAVDLKIKPAKLRGVPSEGMICSLAELGLAKESAGIHIFGQENLQLGSDVRSLLGLDDVILDLTSTANRADALSMVGVAREVSALTGAALRLPQAPKVSIPKGDSGLKLRIASGQACPAYIGTVIEKVKIAPSPAWLQGRLQAAGVRPINNVVDITNYILLEWGQPLHAFDRDRLQSVASGGAGGTSPLQIGVRFANTGESLKTLDGQTRTLQPQNLLITANDQPVALAGVMGGEDTEVYEGTENLILEAALFDSVAIRRSARSQNLRTEASGRYERGVNRAELGIACQRAIALLSEFAGGTPVSQEIADTRPDPSTWSRSIELRLDRVNHVLGPVEMGDTETTGEVHAEDVERILTALGCQLQQVTKKDEDGTRTNEEDSKLHPSESLKWTVKVPPYRYRDLEREIDLIEEVARLYGYNKFCDTLPDKTEPGYLSVDQMLMRQMREAFRAAGLTEVMHYSYSVAKSKNDTEVAIANPMFAEYSSLRTELISGLIDAFEYNLEQGNGPLNGFEMGRIFWREEDGLIEADSVAGILGGDSFTQGTWTRGGKPQPMTWFEAKGALQSVFEQLSLPVEYQPDRRDPRLHPGRTASLWVQGNRLGTFGQLHPQLRQERDLPDEVYVFELDLDVVLDYLDAEENRTPLFKPYSTFPASSRDLALFASIQVSVSDLKRAIAKAAVADKHQGTSLLESVELFDEYQGKNVPEGQRSLAFRLVYRASDRTLTDEEVEPVHQKVREALVEKFGVNLRS
- the glp gene encoding gephyrin-like molybdotransferase Glp → MLLVKEAEAIIFDLVQPLDNQMDAEVIDLSRANGRILAAAVTSELDFPHWTNSAMDGYAVQFADVSRSSAEQPAVLEIVEEIPAGYQPQRSLQTGQTARILTGAVMPEGADTVVMQEVTRREEKQVFIFAAPAELGAFVRHRAAFYQAGTPLLPGGIRLNAPEIAILAAAQCTQLPVYRRPRVAILSTGDELVTPDRPLKPGQIVDSNQYALAALVAQTGAEPQMMGIVRDEPEALKKAIAQAVATADVVISSGGVSVGDYDYVDEILAQLGAEIHIRAVAVKPGKPLTVARFPNAQRPVLYFGLPGNPVSSLVSFWRFVQPAVRKLAGLADGWEPKFVQARSHHDLRSDGKRESYLWGKMNLVNGAYEFHLAGGSHSSGNLINLAQTNGLAVLPAGQTFIPSGEPVQVLPIG